Genomic segment of Nocardiopsis mwathae:
GGCAGGCGGCTGGAGGACTGGCTGTCGGGGATCGCCCACCCGGGTTCGCTGCTGGAGCTGGACTACGGCGGCCTGGTGCACCTCATGGACGACGACGAGCTGCGCGACGACGAGTCGGTGGCCGAGGTCGCGGCGGCCATCACCGGGCTGGAGACGGGCAACGAGGAGCTCACCGTGGCCATGTACCAGAGGGTGACGCAGCGGTGGAAGTCGATGCAGGCCCTGGAGCACGCCAACTGAGCGTCATGTTTCCACCACGGAGAACGTGAATCCGCGTCACGTTACCTGGTCACACGTCGAATCGGGGTCGAACCTGGTGTACCAGGTTTCTCCGCGATGTCGACCGACGTTTTCGCATCTCATGAAGGTCGCACACGGGACAACCCTCACAGTTGGCCCCAACTTTGCCAAAACTGGGCATACCAGCCGATAGAGATCGGCATAGACTGTGTTCGTCGCACTACAGAGCGCACTCTGAGTAACCGGAACCCCGTGCCACGCCGAGGATGTGCGTGTCGCAGGAGAGCAGTCGATGAGAGTAGTCATAGGCACCGGTCGCACCGCACGGGCCCGCGAAAGCCCTCGTCAGAAGCGCTGAGCGCAGAGCCGCACATCGTGGCGGCCCCCATTTCAGACGTGACCCTCTAACACTTTCGGCTCTCCGGATCGAGAAAAACAGGGCCGGAGAACGAAGTTTTGACCGAATAGGCCCCATGCCACTATACGTGGCGCTAGAATCACTCAGCGTGACGCACCACAGGGCGACTTTTAAGCTCCCAACCAACAAAGTCGCGTTAAGTGGTCGCACAATCACCTCGGGTGATGCCAATATAGACCCTTGAGGGAAATATTGGACATCCGGGCCAAGCGCCAGGATAAAGGCTCAGGATCGGCACACAGATCCAGGAGGAGAGGCCGTACACATGTCAACTCGCACGCCCGAGGCGGAGCCCCTGTTGACCCCTGCTGAGGTTGCCACCATGTTCCGCGTGGACCCCAAGACCGTCACGCGCTGGGCGAAGGCGGGCAAGCTGACCTCGATTCGGACCCTGGGGGGACATCGCCGCTACCGGGAGACCGAGGTTCGCGCTCTGCTGGCGGGCATCCCCAACCAGCGCTCGGAGTGATCTCCCCCGGCTTGTGCCGACATACGGGGGGATCAGAACGGGGAGACGCGCGTCTTCCCCGGTCAGCGAGGGCGGGACGCCGCAACGTTCCGCCCTCGGCCCTGTCCTACGGGGCGACGCCGTTCGGGTCCCCGCGATGATCCGGTGGCTGAGCCACGCCGCATCGCTCGGCGTATTCCGGCTCACCCGCTGACGATCACCGCGGGGACCCGAACGAACACCGCGACACCACGACACGCTCCGCCGGGAACAGCAGAGTCCGCCGAGAACCGCGGACCGCGGCCCACCCACCCGGAGCCCCCACCGCCCGATTCACAGCGCAGGGGTCGCCTCCACCAGCCGCCGCAGAGCGGGGCCACCGCCGTCCAGGTCATCGGCGGGGAGGTCGTCCACCACCCGCCCGTCCTCCAGTACGATCACCCGCTCCGCCATCCGACGAGCGATCCGCAGATCGTGCGTGACCAGAATCAGCGCCCGGCGCCGACCGGTATCCCCACCACCATCGCAGCCACGCGCGCTCGCACCGCACGCGCCGCCCATCCGCTGCGCGGCGATGACGTCCAGTACCCGCTCCTGCGCCAGCACGTCCAACCCGCTGGTCGGCTCGTCCGCCAGCAGCACGTCGGGGGCCACCGCCAAGGCGCGCGCGACCGCGACCCGCTGGCGCTCACCGCCCGACATCGCCGCGGGCCGCCGTGCCATCAGCCCTGGATCGAGGCCGACCCGCGCGAACAGCGCCGCCACGGCCGCACCCGTATCCCCCGTGTCCGCTCCCCCCAGCGCCTCCGCGACCACGTCCCCGGCGAGATAGCGCGGGTCGAACGAGGTCAGCGCGTCCTGGGGGACCCACCCGAAGCGCCGCCGCACCGCCCGGCGCTCCCGCTCCGGTGCACGCCACACGTCGTCCACCCCGCCCACACGCAGCGTCCCGCGGTGCGGACGGTCCAGCCCCGCCACCACCCCGACCAGCGTCGACTTCCCCGACCCGCTGCGGCCGACGACCGCCACCGACTCCCCCGCCGCGATGTCCAGGTCGACGTCACGCAGCGCGGCCACCCGCCGGCGCCGCCCGCCGAGCGTGCGGCACACCCCCCGCAGCGAGATCAGCGCGCCCCCGTCACCCCGCGACATCACACACCCCGTCGCCCCACTCCTCCGCCGAGATCAACGGTGTACCTCGCTGTCGGACGAAAGCCCGCTGGCGCGGACCAGGTCGGCGGTGAACGGGTGCCGCGGCCGCAGTAGGACCTCGACCGACGGCCCGCTCTCCACGATCCGGCCCCCGTCGAGCACGGCCAACCGGTCGGCCCATCGGCCCGTGACGGCGAGATCGTGCGTGATGAGCAGGACCGCCCGGCGCCCCGCCCGAGCCCAGGCGCGCAGGATGTCCAGCACCCCCGCCTGGGTCACCGGGTCCAGCGCCGAGGTGACCTCGTCGGCGATGAGCAGCCGCGGGTCGAGCACGCAGGCCAGCGCCAGCGCGACCCGCTGCGCCTGGCCGCCCGACAGCTCGGACGGGTAGGCCGCCCACAGCCGCTCTGAACCGGCCAGCCCGGCCTGGCGCAGCGCGGCCGTCCCCCGCTCGCGCCGGTGCGCACGGGGGATACCGTGCGCCTTCAGCGTCTCCAGCAGGTGCCCGCCCACGGTGACCGTGGGATTGAGCGCCGCCCGGGACTCCTGGAAGGCGTAGCCGAGCGCCGGGCCGCGCAGCCGCCGCAGCCGGTGCCGCGGCAGTCCCAGCAGTTCCACGGCCTGCCCGTGGCCGCAATCCAGCCGCGCCTCGCCCGACGCCGCCGCGCCGTCCGGAAGCAGGCCGGCGACCGCCCGCGCGGTGAGGCTCTTGCCGCTACCGCTGCGCCCGGCCAGCGCGGTGATCTCACCGGGAGCCAGCGCAAGGTCGAGCCCGTCGACGACGCGCCGGCCCGCGACGTCGATCGTCAGTCCGGAGAGGGTCAGTACGTCGCTCACCAGATCCTCCCGTGCGCCCCGCCGCGCCGGTCCAGGCCGGTCGCGATGATGTTGACGGCGATGATCGTGACCACGATGGCCGCCGCGGGCAGCGCCACCGTGTACCACTGCCCGGTCAGCAGGTGCGAGCGCGCGTCGGTGAGCAGGTTGCCCCAGCTCGGCGTGTTCGGCGGGATGCCCACCCCCAGAAAGCTCAGCGTCGACTCGGTGAGGATCGCGTGCCCCACCTCGAACGCCGCGATGGAGGCGATCGGCGGAACGGCATTGGGCACCAGGTGGCGCAGGACGACACGGCGCCGCGAGAAGCCCAGCGAGTAGGCGGCCCGGATGAAGGGCCGCTCGCGCAGCGCCGCGATCTCGGCCCGCGCGATGAGCGCGACGGGCATCCACGCGGTCAGCACGATGGCCCCCACCACGGTCACCACCGATGCCCCGGCGACCGCGGCCAGGGCCAGCGCCACCAGCATCATCGGCAGCGCGAGCAGCGCGTCGGCGGACCGGGTGATGAGCGCGTCGAGCCAGCGGGGCCCGACGGCGGCCAGGGCACCGAGTGCGGTCCCGGCGACGACCGTGACGGCACCGGCGACCAGGCCGACCACCAGGGACAGCCGGGCGCCGTACAGCATGCGCGCATAGAGGTCGCGGCCGAGCATGTCGGTGCC
This window contains:
- the bldC gene encoding developmental transcriptional regulator BldC; this encodes MSTRTPEAEPLLTPAEVATMFRVDPKTVTRWAKAGKLTSIRTLGGHRRYRETEVRALLAGIPNQRSE
- a CDS encoding ABC transporter ATP-binding protein; this encodes MSRGDGGALISLRGVCRTLGGRRRRVAALRDVDLDIAAGESVAVVGRSGSGKSTLVGVVAGLDRPHRGTLRVGGVDDVWRAPERERRAVRRRFGWVPQDALTSFDPRYLAGDVVAEALGGADTGDTGAAVAALFARVGLDPGLMARRPAAMSGGERQRVAVARALAVAPDVLLADEPTSGLDVLAQERVLDVIAAQRMGGACGASARGCDGGGDTGRRRALILVTHDLRIARRMAERVIVLEDGRVVDDLPADDLDGGGPALRRLVEATPAL
- a CDS encoding ATP-binding cassette domain-containing protein, with the translated sequence MSDVLTLSGLTIDVAGRRVVDGLDLALAPGEITALAGRSGSGKSLTARAVAGLLPDGAAASGEARLDCGHGQAVELLGLPRHRLRRLRGPALGYAFQESRAALNPTVTVGGHLLETLKAHGIPRAHRRERGTAALRQAGLAGSERLWAAYPSELSGGQAQRVALALACVLDPRLLIADEVTSALDPVTQAGVLDILRAWARAGRRAVLLITHDLAVTGRWADRLAVLDGGRIVESGPSVEVLLRPRHPFTADLVRASGLSSDSEVHR
- a CDS encoding ABC transporter permease, which codes for MKTSQGARPVDGTAGGPRGILAVRMPLSMRGERAAMWAAVAVLALMGLAALFAPWLTVHDPIATDTDAVSLPPGSPGHPLGTDMLGRDLYARMLYGARLSLVVGLVAGAVTVVAGTALGALAAVGPRWLDALITRSADALLALPMMLVALALAAVAGASVVTVVGAIVLTAWMPVALIARAEIAALRERPFIRAAYSLGFSRRRVVLRHLVPNAVPPIASIAAFEVGHAILTESTLSFLGVGIPPNTPSWGNLLTDARSHLLTGQWYTVALPAAAIVVTIIAVNIIATGLDRRGGAHGRIW